In one Nicotiana tomentosiformis chromosome 6, ASM39032v3, whole genome shotgun sequence genomic region, the following are encoded:
- the LOC104109887 gene encoding uncharacterized protein, translating into MATLVPGVLLKLLQHMNTDVKVAGEHRSSLLQVVSIVPALAGGELFPNQGFYLKVSDSSHATYVSLPDEHDDLILSDKIQLGQFIHVERLEAASPVPILRGVRPIPGRHPCVGTPEDIVATHSLGFLNNNANLSPGSKSQDKTKSASKALANNHVGVKDNNKSAVSRSNGGTKEEKVEKKKPSLTWSKSHLSKLALNVVEKKDSLLKLKSSSSRSIPTSPTSCYSLPTSFEKFANGVKLQAKVKGLERLEKATAKPGPEKPSSVRGASPTPKRVLGGNSLKNIVKGFDLEPKALRKSWEGNMDLKSRESPRLRVNKHDLKPETRSTSVPRKSTSEKPTYKEDNRGILAKSSKEENKVQTSLKKNSANGEPVDAEKSSKQKTSMGRKLPGEVNNGLGENLVKVAVSNRTLADGNVAWSSLPSSLAKIGKEVMKHRDAAQIAAIEAMQVASATESLLRCLSTYSELSSSAKEDNPQSAVEQFLALHASLKNVRLVGESLSKTMSADSSSDHEENPSEEELKVVSQKRKQAALWVNAALATNLSSFSVYTKKATSSPSATSAASPSPKTMAGNLPMLVLDNSSKNAPAKNQAKPRPTVSSKIQSSGSQRRLTDGVAANQKPKSPPPADWVRGDGLEETVDLAEILRMASQDWFLGFVERFLDADVDASALSDNGQIAGMLSQLKSVNDWLDEIGSNKDDESPEIDSETIDRIRKKIYEYLLTHVESAAAALGGGSQVSPTIETKTRR; encoded by the exons TGGTGAGCACAGGTCATCTCTTTTGCAAGTGGTTAGCATTGTACCAGCATTAGCAGGTGGTGAGCTTTTCCCAAACCAAGGTTTCTATTTAAAGGTATCAGATTCTTCTCATGCCACTTATGTATCTTTGCCTGATGAACATGATGATCTTATTCTTAGTGATAAGATTCAATTAGGTCAGTTTATTCATGTTGAAAGGCTTGAAGCTGCTTCACCTGTGCCTATCCTTAGAGGGGTTCGGCCGATCCCCGGCCGACATCCTTGTGTTGGAACTCCTGAAGATATAGTTGCAACTCATTCTTTAGGTTTCCTTAATAACAATGCTAATTTGTCTCCTGGTTCAAAATCACAAGATAAGACTAAGTCAGCCTCGAAAGCGTTAGCCAATAATCATGTGGGGGTGAAAGATAATAACAAATCTGCAGTTTCTAGATCAAATGGTGGCACCAAAGAGGAAAAGGTGGAAAAGAAGAAGCCTAGTTTGACTTGGTCGAAGTCTCACTTGTCGAAGTTAGCGTTAAATGTAGTGGAGAAAAAGGATTCTCTATTGAAATTAAAGTCTTCTAGCTCAAGATCAATACCCACATCTCCTACAAGTTGTTATTCATTACCAACTTCTTTTGAGAAGTTTGCAAATGGGGTTAAGCTACAAGCAAAGGTTAAGGGCTTAGAACGATTGGAGAAAGCAACAGCTAAACCTGGACCGGAGAAGCCAAGTTCTGTTCGTGGGGCGAGTCCAACACCGAAGAGAGTGCTGGGTGGGAATTCATTGAAGAATATTGTTAAAGGGTTCGACTTGGAGCCTAAGGCCTTGAGGAAGAGCTGGGAAGGGAATATGGATTTGAAGAGTAGAGAAAGTCCAAGGTTGAGGGTCAACAAGCATGATTTGAAGCCCGAAACAAGGAGCACTTCT GTTCCAAGAAAATCAACCAGTGAGAAGCCGACATATAAAGAAGATAACAGGGGAATACTCGCAAAATCATCCAAAGAGGAAAATAAGGTTCAAACTTCCTTAAAGAAGAATTCTGCAAATGGAGAGCCTGTTGATGCTGAGAAATCAAGTAAGCAGAAAACATCCATGGGAAGAAAGCTACCTGGAGAAGTCAATAATGGCTTAGGAGAAAACTTGGTCAAAGTTGCTGTCAGTAATAGAACTTTAGCAGATGGAAATGTTGCCTGGTCTTCACTACCATCTTCTCTGGCAAAGATTGGAAAG GAAGTCATGAAGCACAGAGATGCCGCACAGATAGCAGCCATTGAGGCTATGCAGGTGGCTTCGGCTACTGAAAGCTTACTTAGATGTTTAAG CACATATTCTGAGTTGAGCTCCTCAGCAAAGGAAGATAACCCGCAGTCTGCTGTTGAGCAATTCTTGGCGCTACACGCAAGTTTGAAGAATGTTCGTCTTGTTGGCGAGTCTTTATCCAAGACCATGTCAGCTGATTCATCATCAGATCATGAAGAAAACCCATCCGAAGAAGAACTTAAGGTTGTGTCACAAAAACGTAAACAGGCAGCTCTATGGGTCAATGCTGCATTGGCTACCAATCTGTCATCCTTCTCGGTGTATACCAAAAAAGCAACTTCAAGTCCAAGTGCCACTTCAGCTGCCTCGCCAAGCCCAAAGACTATGGCTGGAAATCTACCTATGCTAGTCCTTGACAACTCAAGCAAAAATGCACCTGCAAAAAACCAAGCCAAACCCCGGCCAACAGTCAGTTCTAAGATTCAGTCATCAGGTTCTCAACGGCGCTTAACGGATGGGGTAGCAGCTAATCAGAAGCCAAAATCTCCACCTCCGGCGGATTGGGTCAGAGGAGATGGTCTTGAAGAGACCGTGGACTTGGCCGAGATATTACGAATGGCGTCCCAAGACTGGTTCTTAGGATTTGTAGAAAGGTTCTTGGATGCTGATGTGGATGCCTCAGCTTTATCAGATAATGGTCAAATAGCCGGCATGTTATCCCAGCTGAAGAGTGTGAATGACTGGTTGGATGAGATTGGATCTAACAAGGATGATGAAAGTCCCGAAATCGATTCTGAGACCATCGATAGGATAAGAAAAAAGATCTATGAATATCTTCTCACTCACGTGGAATCTGCTGCTGCAGCTCTTGGTGGTGGATCACAAGTGTCACCTACAATAGAAACCAAAACAAGAAGATGA
- the LOC104109873 gene encoding GDSL esterase/lipase At3g27950, whose protein sequence is MEDMIMKLVLILLSGILYLGLVFGEINKEKECGFPFPAIYNFGDSNSDTGGKSAAFHEVQPPNGETFFNRPFGRVCDGRLIIDLIADRLDLQYLSAYLDSIGADFRNGANFATVGSSILPGGYSPFYLGIQISQFLQFKKRIILLSDLTITNSKWSSSKVNIPKPDDFSKALYIFDIGQNDLSYGFQHTHEAQVRASIPQILDNFTQAIHQLYTEGARNFWIHNTGPIGCLPYSLISYPLKPQGLDAIGCVESQNEVAREFNKQLKNRISHLRKELTHSAITYVDIYSAKYKLISTSKKQGFGDPMKFCCGWYNNGYEVACGQTTVVNGTEYGKACSDPTKYISWDGIHYTDAANVWLANSILNGSFSDPPVPIEQSCTHLSNRV, encoded by the exons ATGGAGGACATGATCATGAAATTAGTATTAATATTGTTAAGTGGGATATTATACTTGGGATTGGTTTTTGGAGAAATTAATAAAGAAAAAGAGTGTGGATTTCCATTTCCAGCCATATATAACTTTGGTGATTCGAATTCGGACACAGGTGGAAAATCAGCAGCTTTTCATGAGGTGCAGCCACCCAATGGTGAGACTTTCTTTAACAGACCTTTTGGAAGGGTGTGCGACGGTCGTCTCATCATCGACCTCATAG CGGACAGGTTGGATTTGCAGTACTTGAGTGCGTATTTAGATTCAATAGGTGCAGATTTTAGGAATGGTGCTAATTTTGCAACGGTTGGTTCATCCATCTTGCCTGGTGGTTACAGTCCTTTTTACCTTGGTATTCAGATTTCTCAGTTTTTACAATTCAAGAAACGTATTATTTTGCTCAGTGATTTAACAA TTACAAACTCGAAGTGGTCTTCGTCAAAAGTGAATATTCCAAAGCCAGATGATTTTTCAAAGGCACTTTACATATTTGACATTGGACAGAATGACCTTTCCTATGGTTTTCAACATACACACGAAGCACAAGTCCGAGCATCTATTCCACAAATCCTAGACAACTTTACTCAAGCCATACAT CAACTTTACACTGAAGGGGCTCGGAATTTCTGGATCCATAATACTGGACCCATTGGATGTTTGCCTTACAGTCTGATATCTTACCCATTGAAGCCTCAGGGCTTGGATGCCATTGGGTGCGTAGAGAGCCAAAATGAGGTAGCCCGAGAGTTCAACAAGCAGCTCAAGAACAGAATATCACACTTAAGAAAGGAGCTCACTCATTCTGCAATTACTTATGTTGACATTTATTCAGCTAAGTATAAACTAATTAGCACTTCCAAGAAACAAG GTTTTGGGGATCCAATGAAATTCTGCTGTGGTTGGTACAACAATGGATATGAAGTTGCATGTGGGCAGACAACAGTAGTGAATGGAACAGAGTATGGAAAGGCATGTAGTGATCCCACAAAGTACATTAGTTGGGATGGAATACATTACACAGATGCTGCCAATGTCTGGTTGGCCAACTCCATTCTCAATGGCTCTTTCTCAGACCCTCCTGTTCCCATTGAACAATCTTGCACTCATTTATCAAATAGAGTTTAA
- the LOC104109987 gene encoding uncharacterized protein: protein MARKFVDKYFSAAKIVKFRRKIHNFCQTDTEIVFEAWERFKEIMRKCQHNGIELRLEQIVEIFDELSEDANQWPAKSNDRRRSVGVHQVDSNTAVQAQLEAMAKEIRKLTLAKVQSQPSLVCDFCGMGHLTHECQAIAEDEVVPGTLPADIKRNPKEIINAVSLRSGHELEDLIAKRKDEPVERQVEIMEEQKISNIQEGVVRVDEDLKKKGKIKAQKKKKNDISTNNETKESKYMPALPFPQKQRREKLDKQFERFLEVFKQVHVNIPFTEVLSQMPSYARFMKEILSKKRNVEETSIVKLTEHCIAILQNKLPQKCGDPGSFTIPYS, encoded by the exons ATGGCTAGAAAGTTTGTTGACAAATACTTCTCAGCTGCAAAAATAGTGAAGTTTAGAAGGAAAATTCACAACTTCTGCCAGACGGACACTGAAATAGTTTTCGAGGCCTGGGAAAGATTCAAAGAGATAATGAGGAAGTGTCAGCATAATGGGATTGAATT AAGACTCGAGCAGATTGTGGAAATTTTTGATGAGCTATCTGAAGATGCCAATCAGTGGCCGGCTAAGAGTAATGATAGAAGAAGATCAGTTGGGGTTCATCAAGTAGATTCTAACACCGCAGTGCAAGCCCAACTGGAAGCCATGGCCAAAGAGATAAGAAAGTTGACCTTAGCCAAGGTCCAGAGCCAACCATCACTAGTTTGTGATTTCTGTGGAATGGGTCATCTAACGCATGAGTGTCAGGCCATAGCTGAAGATGAAGTG GTTCCAGGAACGCTCCCTGCTGATATAAAAAGAAATCCAAAAGAGATAATCAATGCAGTATCTTTGAGGAGTGGGCACGAGTTAGAGGATCTCATAGCAAAGCGAAAGGATGAGCCGGTTGAAAGACAAGTGGAGATTATGGAGGAACAGAAAATCAGCAATATTCAAGAAGGTGTAGTGAGGGTAGATGAGGATTTGAAGAAGAAGGGGAAGATTAAAGctcagaaaaagaagaaaaatgatatTTCAACAAATAATGAGACTAAAGAGAGCAAATacatgcctgctctacctttccCCCAGAAGCAAAGAAGAGAGAAGCTAGATAAACAATTCGAGCGATTTCTAGAAGTGTTCAAGCAGGTGCATGTGAATATACCTTTCACAGAGGTGCTTTCGCAGATGCCATCTTATGCCAGATTCATGAAAGAAATATTGTCTAAGAAGCGGAACGTAGAAGAGACATCGATTGTCAAGCTGACAGAGCATTGTATTGCCatcttgcaaaataaactccctcaaaaatgtggagatccagggagttttactataccttactCTTAG